A section of the Clostridium omnivorum genome encodes:
- the pknB gene encoding Stk1 family PASTA domain-containing Ser/Thr kinase, with product MIGTLLGNRYELLEKIGEGGMAEVYKAKCHLLNRYVSVKILKEEYTKDKDFVDKFKREATAAASFSDNNIVNIYDVGSQGNINYIVMEYVKGKTLKEIIIENGKLDYQRALDMAIQIAKALECAHKNNIVHRDIKPQNILVTEDGTVKVTDFGIAKASSSVTITNSSKVMGSAHYFSPEQAKGSFVDGRTDIYSLGIVMYEMVTGRVPYDAESPVSVALKHIQEPVVPPKQLNGNIPDSMNALILKAIEKEPIRRYQTVKDMLMDLHRIKNNSNCIITSENHEDEHTRIMQPVLSEDDEDDEYDDYDRDGKKKVSNKTKKILIGVLIAILVAAVGIISGVLLSKTKTNNNSLTSKDVTVPTIKGKTEAEAKKALEDLGLKYVLGGRDKSDQPEGTVIAVSPDEGTSVKANSEVRVILSNGPKKSKVPLLKDYDINTAKDIITNSGYKVGNIGSDFNDTVPKDNVISQDPQADAEVAEGTPINLIVSKGPEVKYAKVPNIMNRSLDEATALLNAASLKMGNQTKVETSDPNLNNKVKSQSIDPGAPNVKEQTPVDITYYVYVAPVKINIPDFVGSKTKLQDAINQLKALGFTDADITASGKPDDIVIAQNPGAGSVDKGTKITLKAQAPEQTPPPTTTTH from the coding sequence ATGATAGGTACTTTACTAGGTAATAGGTATGAACTCCTTGAGAAAATTGGTGAAGGAGGCATGGCAGAGGTATATAAAGCTAAATGCCATTTATTAAATAGGTATGTCTCAGTAAAGATTCTTAAGGAAGAATATACTAAAGATAAAGATTTTGTTGATAAATTTAAAAGGGAAGCTACTGCAGCTGCCAGTTTTTCTGATAATAACATTGTAAATATCTATGATGTAGGATCACAAGGAAACATAAATTACATCGTAATGGAATATGTAAAAGGTAAAACTTTAAAGGAAATAATAATTGAAAATGGAAAATTAGACTATCAACGTGCATTAGATATGGCTATACAAATAGCTAAAGCACTAGAATGTGCACATAAAAATAACATTGTACATAGAGATATAAAACCTCAAAATATATTAGTCACTGAAGATGGAACAGTAAAGGTTACAGACTTTGGAATTGCAAAAGCTTCAAGTTCAGTAACTATTACAAACTCCAGCAAGGTTATGGGATCTGCCCATTACTTTTCTCCTGAACAAGCTAAAGGAAGCTTTGTAGATGGAAGAACTGATATATATTCACTTGGTATCGTTATGTATGAAATGGTAACTGGAAGAGTCCCTTATGATGCTGAAAGTCCAGTTTCTGTGGCACTAAAGCATATTCAAGAACCAGTAGTGCCTCCAAAACAATTAAATGGAAACATTCCTGACAGTATGAATGCGTTAATCCTAAAGGCTATTGAAAAAGAACCAATAAGAAGATATCAGACTGTTAAGGATATGCTTATGGATTTGCATAGAATTAAAAATAATTCTAATTGCATAATAACAAGCGAAAATCATGAAGATGAGCATACTAGAATAATGCAGCCAGTATTGAGTGAAGATGATGAAGATGATGAATATGATGATTATGATAGAGATGGTAAAAAGAAAGTATCAAATAAGACAAAGAAGATATTAATTGGAGTCTTAATAGCTATACTTGTAGCCGCAGTAGGAATTATTTCTGGTGTATTACTATCTAAAACAAAAACAAATAATAACAGTTTAACAAGCAAAGATGTAACTGTTCCAACTATTAAGGGCAAGACAGAGGCAGAAGCAAAGAAGGCTCTTGAAGATTTAGGATTAAAATATGTTTTAGGCGGCAGAGATAAGAGCGACCAGCCAGAAGGTACTGTTATTGCTGTATCTCCAGATGAGGGAACTAGCGTAAAAGCAAATTCGGAAGTTAGAGTTATATTAAGTAATGGACCAAAGAAGTCTAAAGTGCCTCTTCTTAAGGATTATGATATTAATACAGCAAAAGACATTATTACAAATAGTGGATATAAGGTTGGTAACATTGGTTCTGATTTTAATGATACTGTTCCAAAAGATAACGTAATTAGCCAAGACCCACAGGCAGATGCAGAAGTTGCAGAAGGAACACCTATTAATTTAATTGTAAGTAAAGGGCCAGAAGTTAAGTATGCAAAAGTACCTAATATTATGAACAGATCCTTAGATGAAGCAACAGCGTTATTAAATGCTGCTAGTCTTAAAATGGGAAATCAAACTAAAGTAGAAACAAGTGATCCAAATTTAAATAATAAAGTTAAATCCCAAAGTATCGATCCTGGTGCTCCTAATGTTAAAGAGCAGACTCCTGTAGATATTACTTACTATGTTTATGTAGCACCAGTAAAAATCAATATTCCAGATTTTGTAGGAAGTAAAACTAAACTTCAAGATGCAATAAATCAATTAAAGGCCTTAGGATTTACTGATGCTGATATTACAGCTTCAGGGAAACCTGATGACATAGTAATAGCACAGAATCCAGGTGCAGGTTCAGTTGATAAAGGAACAAAGATTACTTTAAAAGCTCAGGCACCAGAACAAACTCCACCACCAACAACTACTACTCACTAA
- the fmt gene encoding methionyl-tRNA formyltransferase: MNIVFMGTPDFAVPALKKLIENHDVKAVFTQPDRPKGRGKKLAFSAVKEVAVEHNIPVFQPIKIRTDIEAINELKKINPDFIIVVAFGQILPKEVLQIPKYGCINLHASLLPKYRGAAPIQWAVINGEKKSGNTTMLMDVGLDTGDMLLKSETIIDDSMTGGELHDILMEDGANLLIKTIEGMVHGEIKPEAQDDSLSCYASMLNKEIAKIKWNESANNINNLIRGLNPWPVAYTTYDDLTMKIYKAEPVMRSHNKISGEIIEVSKNGILVACGEGMLMVKLIQFPGGKALEVEEYIKGNTLEVGTILS, encoded by the coding sequence GTGAATATTGTCTTTATGGGGACTCCAGACTTTGCAGTTCCGGCTTTAAAAAAACTTATAGAAAATCATGATGTAAAAGCAGTTTTTACTCAGCCTGATAGACCAAAAGGTAGGGGTAAAAAGTTAGCTTTCTCAGCTGTAAAAGAAGTAGCAGTAGAACACAATATTCCTGTTTTTCAACCAATAAAGATTAGAACAGATATTGAAGCAATTAACGAACTGAAAAAAATCAATCCTGATTTTATTATAGTAGTTGCATTTGGACAAATACTTCCTAAAGAAGTGCTACAAATTCCAAAGTACGGATGTATTAATTTACATGCATCGCTGCTTCCAAAGTATAGGGGTGCAGCACCTATACAATGGGCGGTAATAAATGGTGAGAAAAAAAGCGGAAATACTACTATGCTTATGGATGTAGGACTTGATACTGGGGATATGCTGCTTAAAAGTGAAACGATAATTGATGATTCTATGACTGGCGGGGAATTACATGATATTTTAATGGAGGATGGAGCTAATCTACTAATTAAGACTATTGAAGGTATGGTTCATGGTGAGATAAAACCCGAAGCTCAAGATGATTCACTTAGTTGTTATGCATCAATGCTAAACAAGGAAATTGCAAAAATTAAGTGGAATGAAAGTGCAAATAATATAAATAACCTTATTAGAGGATTGAATCCATGGCCTGTTGCATATACAACTTATGATGATTTAACAATGAAGATTTATAAAGCTGAACCAGTTATGCGAAGCCACAATAAAATTTCTGGTGAAATTATTGAAGTATCCAAAAATGGAATTCTTGTTGCTTGTGGAGAAGGAATGTTAATGGTTAAGTTGATACAGTTTCCTGGAGGAAAGGCTTTAGAGGTAGAAGAGTATATAAAAGGAAATACACTTGAAGTAGGAACAATCCTAAGTTAG
- the coaBC gene encoding bifunctional phosphopantothenoylcysteine decarboxylase/phosphopantothenate--cysteine ligase CoaBC, producing MCSKKTVVVGVTGGIAVYKALDVISSLKKKDLDIHVIMTKNAMEFVTPLSFQSLSQNMVISDMFAEPKAFEIQHISLAKKADLMLIVPATANVIGKVANGIADDMLTTTIMATKAPVVFAPAMNTNMYNNVIVQENIKKLKSLDYKFIPPASGRLACGDIGTGKLADTNTIVETVLTMLYDKKDLVNKKVLVTAGPTISPIDPVRFITNRSTGKMGFAIAEEARDRGADVTLISGPTSLVPPVGVKYIKVETNEEMLRETLNHFEQQDIVVKSAAVADYKPKQYSTTKIKKSESELSIDFIKDTDILKTLGETKKNQILVGFAAESNDLIKNAEAKVRTKNLDYIVANDITSRDTGFASNDNKVTIITKEGKIIPMEKMTKREVARELFNLINT from the coding sequence ATGTGTTCTAAGAAAACAGTAGTTGTTGGTGTAACAGGTGGAATAGCAGTTTATAAGGCTTTAGATGTAATTAGTTCTTTAAAGAAGAAGGATTTAGACATACATGTTATAATGACTAAAAATGCAATGGAGTTTGTTACTCCTCTTAGCTTTCAATCATTAAGTCAAAACATGGTGATATCCGATATGTTTGCTGAACCTAAAGCTTTTGAAATTCAACATATTTCTTTGGCAAAAAAAGCAGATTTAATGTTGATTGTGCCTGCTACAGCAAATGTTATTGGCAAGGTAGCTAATGGAATTGCCGATGATATGCTTACAACTACTATTATGGCCACAAAAGCACCAGTTGTTTTTGCGCCGGCTATGAACACTAATATGTATAATAATGTAATTGTACAGGAAAATATAAAAAAATTAAAGAGTTTAGATTATAAATTTATTCCACCTGCAAGCGGCAGGCTTGCTTGTGGAGATATTGGCACAGGGAAACTTGCTGATACAAATACCATAGTAGAAACTGTTTTAACAATGCTTTATGATAAAAAGGACTTAGTAAACAAGAAAGTACTTGTAACAGCAGGACCAACAATATCACCAATTGATCCGGTCAGATTTATAACCAATAGATCTACTGGAAAGATGGGGTTTGCTATCGCAGAAGAGGCACGAGACAGAGGTGCTGATGTAACGTTGATTTCTGGACCTACTAGCTTAGTACCACCAGTGGGAGTTAAGTATATTAAAGTTGAGACTAATGAGGAAATGCTTAGAGAAACTCTAAATCATTTTGAACAGCAGGATATTGTCGTAAAATCAGCAGCAGTTGCTGATTATAAGCCTAAGCAGTATTCTACTACAAAAATAAAAAAATCTGAATCTGAACTTAGTATAGATTTTATTAAAGATACAGATATATTAAAAACTTTAGGAGAAACTAAAAAAAATCAGATTTTAGTTGGTTTTGCAGCTGAAAGCAATGATCTTATAAAAAATGCAGAGGCAAAAGTGAGAACTAAAAATTTAGATTATATAGTTGCTAATGATATTACTAGTAGAGATACTGGCTTTGCATCTAATGATAATAAAGTCACTATAATTACAAAAGAAGGTAAAATAATACCTATGGAAAAAATGACAAAAAGAGAAGTTGCAAGAGAATTATTTAATTTAATAAATACATAA
- the def gene encoding peptide deformylase: MALRNIRTYGDEVLRKKSRKVEEINDRIHTLIKDMLDTMYNADGVGLAAPQVGILKRVIVIDVGDGPVALINPEIISGEGEQIDEEGCLSIPGKGGSVLRPYKVKVKALNEKGEEVMVEGEELFARALCHEIDHLEGVLFVDKIIESEE; encoded by the coding sequence ATGGCTTTAAGAAATATTAGAACATATGGTGATGAAGTTTTAAGAAAGAAAAGTAGAAAAGTTGAGGAAATAAATGATAGAATCCATACTTTAATAAAAGATATGTTAGATACTATGTATAATGCAGACGGTGTTGGACTTGCAGCTCCACAGGTTGGAATTCTAAAAAGAGTTATTGTTATAGATGTTGGAGATGGACCTGTAGCATTAATTAATCCAGAAATAATCTCAGGTGAGGGAGAGCAAATTGATGAAGAAGGATGCCTTAGTATACCTGGAAAAGGGGGAAGTGTATTAAGACCTTATAAGGTTAAAGTTAAGGCTTTAAATGAAAAAGGGGAAGAGGTTATGGTTGAAGGCGAAGAACTGTTTGCACGTGCCCTATGCCATGAAATTGATCATCTTGAGGGTGTATTATTTGTAGATAAAATAATTGAAAGCGAGGAGTAA
- a CDS encoding Stp1/IreP family PP2C-type Ser/Thr phosphatase, whose protein sequence is MLGVLSDIGNNRDLNEDYAGFLEDDCIRFYVIADGMGGHNAGEVASKFAVEKTIEYIKSHRDACPQKELIKNAIEAANIEIYNFAQQSVDLKGMGTTITACLVKDNILIVANVGDSRCYAIYEDRIERVTKDHSLVQQLLDNGSITEEEAYHHPNKNIITRAIGTSKNVEIDIFELGLEKIKKILICSDGLSNDVYENEMFEIATNNDNQIACSKLVELSKQKGSRDNISVIIFEGECKDDRYFTR, encoded by the coding sequence ATGCTGGGGGTTTTATCTGATATAGGGAATAACAGAGACCTAAATGAAGATTATGCTGGTTTTTTAGAAGATGATTGCATCAGATTTTACGTAATTGCTGACGGTATGGGGGGACATAATGCTGGTGAAGTAGCAAGTAAATTTGCAGTAGAAAAGACTATTGAATATATAAAAAGTCATAGAGATGCGTGCCCTCAAAAAGAATTAATAAAAAATGCAATCGAAGCAGCAAATATTGAAATATACAATTTTGCTCAGCAAAGTGTTGATCTTAAAGGAATGGGAACTACAATAACAGCTTGTTTAGTAAAGGATAATATTCTAATTGTTGCAAATGTAGGTGATAGCAGATGTTATGCAATTTATGAAGATAGGATTGAAAGAGTAACAAAAGATCATTCATTAGTTCAGCAATTATTGGATAATGGAAGCATTACAGAAGAAGAAGCTTATCATCATCCAAATAAAAATATTATTACAAGAGCAATTGGTACTAGTAAAAACGTGGAAATAGATATTTTTGAACTTGGTCTTGAAAAAATAAAAAAAATATTAATATGTAGTGATGGTCTTTCTAATGATGTGTATGAAAATGAAATGTTTGAAATAGCAACAAATAATGACAACCAGATAGCCTGCAGTAAGTTAGTAGAACTTAGCAAGCAAAAGGGGTCAAGAGATAATATTTCTGTTATAATATTTGAGGGAGAGTGTAAAGATGATAGGTACTTTACTAGGTAA
- a CDS encoding zinc metallopeptidase, with translation MIWDSSFIILVPAMLISIWAQMKINSAYEKNSKIASRNGYNGAQVARMLLDSNGLYDIPVEIIPGKLSDHYDPSRRVMRLSEGVFYGTSVASIGVAAHETGHAIQHKESYGPLILRNTIVPVVTFSSNASWIIFILGFFLGMPGLIKIGIILFSAVVVFQLITLPVEFNASSRALAILEDRGILIGDEIGNAKEVLNAAAMTYVAAALTAISQLLRLIVLSRRND, from the coding sequence ATGATATGGGATAGTAGCTTTATAATTTTAGTTCCTGCGATGTTAATATCAATTTGGGCTCAAATGAAGATTAATTCTGCATATGAAAAAAATTCAAAGATAGCAAGTAGAAACGGGTATAATGGAGCACAAGTTGCTAGAATGCTTTTAGATTCTAATGGACTTTATGACATACCAGTAGAAATAATTCCAGGAAAATTGTCAGATCACTATGATCCATCTAGAAGAGTAATGAGACTTTCTGAAGGCGTTTTTTATGGAACATCTGTTGCTTCCATTGGTGTTGCAGCTCATGAAACTGGTCATGCAATTCAACACAAAGAAAGTTACGGCCCTTTAATTCTAAGAAATACTATTGTTCCTGTAGTTACTTTTAGTTCAAATGCCTCATGGATTATATTTATACTAGGTTTTTTCTTAGGAATGCCTGGTCTTATTAAAATAGGAATAATTTTGTTTTCGGCAGTTGTAGTTTTTCAGTTAATAACTTTGCCTGTTGAATTTAATGCTTCTAGCCGTGCACTTGCAATACTTGAGGATAGAGGTATACTAATTGGTGATGAAATTGGTAATGCAAAAGAAGTACTAAATGCAGCTGCAATGACTTATGTAGCAGCGGCGCTAACAGCCATATCGCAGTTACTTAGATTGATAGTTCTAAGTAGACGTAATGATTAA
- the rlmN gene encoding 23S rRNA (adenine(2503)-C(2))-methyltransferase RlmN, translating to MQNILDFNLEDLKQWISEEGESTFRAKQILDWIYKGTLEFDQMNNIPKSLIEKLKDKFYFSIPEVVDKFKSDIDGTEKFLLAYNDGNLIECVVMRYKHGNSICVSTQVGCRMGCKFCASTVGGMVRNLSSGEIIAQVLVAQKITGERISNIVLMGSGEPLDNYENVIKFIRLVNASYGLNIGQRHITLSTCGLVPEIMKLADEDLQITLAISLHAPNDVLRKTMMPVANKYSIDEILEACKYYINKTNRRITFEYSLVSNVNDNEEQAKELCEILKGMLCHVNLIPVNEVRENNFKKSTSEKIKKFGNILNSCGIETTVRREMGADINAACGQLRRSYLEARKDNKGV from the coding sequence ATGCAAAATATTTTAGATTTTAATTTAGAGGATCTAAAGCAATGGATCAGTGAAGAAGGTGAGAGCACCTTTAGAGCAAAACAAATTTTAGATTGGATTTATAAAGGTACTTTAGAATTTGATCAAATGAATAATATTCCTAAATCTCTTATAGAAAAACTTAAAGATAAATTTTATTTTAGCATTCCTGAGGTAGTGGATAAATTCAAATCAGATATAGATGGTACAGAGAAATTTCTATTAGCTTATAATGACGGAAATCTTATAGAATGTGTAGTAATGCGTTATAAACATGGTAATTCTATTTGCGTTTCTACACAAGTTGGATGTAGAATGGGATGCAAATTCTGTGCATCTACAGTCGGAGGTATGGTTAGAAATTTATCCTCAGGGGAAATTATTGCTCAGGTTCTAGTAGCTCAAAAGATTACTGGTGAGAGAATATCAAATATTGTTCTTATGGGCAGCGGAGAACCATTAGATAATTATGAAAATGTTATTAAATTTATAAGACTAGTTAATGCAAGCTATGGATTAAACATTGGACAGAGGCATATTACATTGTCAACCTGCGGGTTAGTTCCCGAAATAATGAAATTGGCTGATGAAGATTTGCAAATAACACTTGCAATATCACTGCATGCTCCTAATGATGTACTTCGTAAAACTATGATGCCAGTTGCAAATAAATATTCTATAGATGAAATATTGGAAGCTTGTAAGTATTATATAAATAAGACTAATAGAAGAATTACCTTTGAATATTCTTTGGTTAGCAATGTTAATGATAATGAAGAGCAGGCAAAAGAATTGTGCGAGATTTTAAAAGGGATGTTATGTCATGTAAATTTGATTCCAGTAAATGAAGTAAGAGAAAATAATTTTAAAAAATCAACTTCTGAAAAAATTAAAAAGTTTGGCAATATTTTAAATAGCTGCGGTATAGAAACCACAGTTAGAAGAGAGATGGGGGCTGATATTAATGCAGCTTGCGGGCAGCTTAGAAGAAGTTATTTAGAGGCAAGAAAAGATAATAAAGGGGTGTAA
- the rsmB gene encoding 16S rRNA (cytosine(967)-C(5))-methyltransferase RsmB: MDNARKVAVDILNNVLGKNAFSNIELGKQLNKSKLNEKDKGLVTEIVYGTIKYKYTIDIILASFLKNGIDSLDSFILNLLRMTVYQIKYLDKIPDFAAVDEAVNISKNYRSIGSSKLVNGVLRNYIRSLAKQPAEISNNISKLSYDYSFEPWMVNLLIDQYGEKDAISILEGLNKIPNVTIRVNNLKIKFDEAFQKLCDLGYNVEEGNVCAEAIRIEKGKNIENNPLFRDGFITVQDESAMLVAPSLDLMEDMLVLDMCSAPGGKTTHISELMDNTGTVKAFDIYNHKLKLVEDNAKRLGVTNISCEILDATTYSDSLRNSADRILIDVPCSGIGIIRKKPEIKWSKSLKDLSTLIDIQRKIISNAVKYLKPGGIMIYSTCTLNKHENEENIEWLTKQFPAISVEPLYYGKLDNLIYHEKGYVTILPNEYMDGFFIAKLKRQC, encoded by the coding sequence ATGGATAATGCTAGAAAAGTTGCAGTAGATATTCTTAACAATGTATTGGGTAAAAATGCCTTTTCAAATATTGAGCTTGGTAAACAGCTTAATAAATCTAAACTCAATGAAAAGGATAAAGGGCTAGTAACAGAAATAGTATACGGAACCATTAAGTATAAGTATACTATAGATATAATATTGGCTTCATTCTTAAAAAATGGTATAGATAGCTTAGATAGCTTTATACTTAACTTATTAAGGATGACAGTGTATCAGATAAAGTATTTAGATAAAATACCTGATTTTGCTGCAGTAGATGAAGCTGTAAATATATCAAAAAATTACAGATCTATAGGTTCCTCAAAATTAGTAAATGGAGTCCTTAGAAATTATATTAGAAGTTTAGCTAAACAGCCTGCTGAAATTTCTAATAATATAAGTAAACTAAGCTATGATTATTCCTTTGAACCTTGGATGGTTAATTTATTAATAGATCAATATGGAGAAAAGGATGCTATAAGTATTCTAGAAGGCCTTAATAAAATACCAAATGTGACTATCAGGGTAAATAATTTAAAGATAAAATTTGATGAAGCATTTCAAAAGTTATGTGATTTGGGTTATAATGTTGAAGAAGGTAATGTTTGTGCAGAGGCTATTAGAATAGAAAAAGGGAAAAATATTGAGAACAATCCATTGTTCAGGGATGGATTTATAACTGTTCAGGATGAAAGTGCAATGCTTGTGGCACCTTCTTTAGATTTAATGGAAGATATGCTTGTGCTTGATATGTGTAGCGCACCTGGAGGTAAGACTACTCATATATCGGAATTAATGGACAATACAGGTACTGTAAAGGCCTTTGATATCTATAATCATAAATTAAAGCTAGTTGAAGATAATGCAAAAAGATTGGGTGTTACGAATATATCCTGCGAGATTCTTGATGCAACAACTTATAGCGATTCATTGAGAAATTCTGCAGATAGAATATTAATTGACGTACCATGTTCTGGAATTGGAATTATAAGAAAGAAACCAGAAATTAAGTGGTCAAAATCATTAAAGGATTTATCTACATTAATTGATATTCAAAGAAAAATCATATCAAATGCAGTGAAGTACTTAAAACCTGGAGGAATAATGATATATTCCACATGTACTCTTAATAAGCATGAGAATGAAGAAAATATTGAGTGGCTTACTAAGCAATTTCCAGCTATTTCAGTAGAACCACTTTACTATGGAAAACTTGATAATCTTATTTATCATGAAAAAGGATATGTAACAATTTTACCTAATGAGTACATGGACGGTTTCTTTATTGCAAAACTTAAGAGACAATGTTAG
- the priA gene encoding primosomal protein N' produces MNKFAGIIIDNDSIQLDRIFTYGIPEELISSVKLGHRVKVPFGFNNKIIDGYVLEFYSDIAEINNLKYIKSVCEDYPLLRDADLELVRIMRENYLCTYLEGIKAIIPSAVTKGLSKKVSEVLYTGKELYGKYLKEGYISILKLVQENNGKYNKNELAKNYNISLSSLNTMLKHGFLTQEKVIIERFNAREFEAYDEKVLNKEQQSVVDSVLNSKDNVFLLHGVTGSGKTEVYMNLVRNMLNIDKESIILVPEISLTPQMIERFKGRFGRDICIFHSKLSDGERYDEWMRVKEGRVKVAIGARSAVFLPFNNLGLIVIDEEHENSYKSDSDPKYNAREIAEIRCSKEHCKLILGSATPSVETFYKAVSGKIDYLSIRSRADNALMPEVDIIDMREELNSDNRSILSRRLYNEIQECLAKKEQVILFLNRRGFSSFVSCRKCGFVFKCQSCDISLTYHHENHMLHCHYCGKRERAKSICPSCGSKYVKFFGVGTEKVEQEINRFFPQAKTLRMDFDTTRKKNSYEDIYRSFKEGKADILIGTQMIAKGLDFKNVTLVGVIAADLTLNLPDFRAAERTFQLITQVSGRAGRGDKPGKVIVQTYSPENYSIKYSATNDYLGFYTEEIKLREDMNYPPFSQIMSITLSSKDENLLIKNIQNIGILLKNKVSEYDKIDMLGPVPCSISKIKDMYRWQIIFKGDLTKEFCFSIRNMVYELLKDNYNHIRISIDVNPNTLM; encoded by the coding sequence GTGAATAAATTTGCGGGAATTATAATAGATAATGACTCAATTCAATTAGATAGAATTTTTACATATGGTATACCTGAGGAGCTAATAAGTAGCGTAAAACTTGGTCATAGAGTAAAAGTTCCTTTTGGCTTTAATAATAAAATAATTGATGGGTATGTACTAGAGTTTTATTCAGATATAGCAGAAATAAATAACTTAAAATATATAAAATCAGTTTGCGAAGACTATCCTCTGCTTCGAGATGCAGATTTAGAACTAGTGAGGATTATGCGTGAAAACTATCTTTGCACATACCTTGAAGGGATTAAAGCTATTATTCCTTCTGCAGTCACTAAAGGGCTTTCAAAAAAAGTAAGTGAGGTATTGTATACTGGGAAAGAGCTTTATGGAAAGTACCTTAAGGAAGGCTATATTTCTATTTTAAAGCTTGTTCAAGAGAATAATGGAAAATATAACAAAAATGAATTGGCTAAAAATTATAATATTTCACTTTCATCATTAAACACCATGCTAAAACATGGTTTTTTGACTCAGGAAAAGGTTATAATCGAAAGATTTAATGCTCGTGAATTTGAAGCATATGATGAAAAAGTATTGAATAAAGAACAGCAATCAGTTGTAGATAGTGTATTAAATTCAAAAGACAATGTATTTTTGTTACACGGTGTTACAGGTAGCGGCAAGACTGAGGTTTACATGAATTTAGTTAGGAATATGCTTAATATTGATAAAGAAAGTATAATTTTAGTTCCTGAAATATCTCTTACTCCACAGATGATAGAACGATTTAAGGGTAGATTTGGTAGAGATATATGCATTTTTCATAGTAAACTATCTGATGGTGAAAGATATGATGAATGGATGAGGGTTAAGGAAGGAAGAGTAAAGGTAGCAATAGGGGCACGTTCAGCAGTTTTTCTTCCGTTTAATAATTTAGGCTTAATTGTAATTGATGAAGAACATGAGAATAGCTACAAGTCTGATAGTGATCCTAAATATAATGCTAGAGAAATTGCAGAAATTAGGTGTTCTAAGGAACATTGTAAGCTTATATTAGGTTCTGCTACTCCTTCTGTGGAAACATTTTATAAAGCTGTTTCTGGCAAAATAGATTACCTTTCAATAAGAAGTAGAGCCGATAATGCATTAATGCCTGAAGTTGATATTATTGATATGAGGGAGGAGCTAAATAGTGATAATAGATCCATCCTAAGCAGAAGGCTATATAATGAGATTCAAGAATGTCTAGCAAAAAAAGAACAGGTTATTCTGTTTTTGAATAGAAGAGGATTTTCTTCCTTTGTCTCTTGTAGGAAGTGTGGCTTTGTATTTAAGTGTCAAAGTTGTGACATTTCATTAACTTACCACCATGAAAATCATATGCTGCACTGTCATTACTGTGGTAAGCGTGAAAGGGCAAAAAGTATTTGTCCTAGCTGCGGAAGTAAATATGTGAAATTCTTTGGAGTTGGAACTGAAAAAGTTGAACAGGAAATTAATCGATTTTTTCCTCAGGCAAAGACCTTGAGAATGGATTTTGATACTACTAGAAAGAAAAATTCTTATGAAGATATATATAGATCATTTAAGGAAGGTAAGGCCGATATACTTATTGGAACACAAATGATTGCAAAGGGATTAGATTTCAAAAATGTAACTCTAGTTGGTGTAATAGCAGCTGATTTGACATTGAACTTACCTGATTTTAGAGCTGCAGAGAGAACATTCCAGCTTATTACTCAAGTATCAGGAAGAGCTGGAAGGGGAGATAAGCCTGGAAAGGTAATAGTTCAAACTTATAGTCCAGAAAACTACAGTATAAAATATTCGGCTACAAACGACTATTTAGGTTTTTATACTGAGGAAATTAAGTTGAGGGAGGATATGAATTATCCGCCGTTTTCTCAAATCATGAGTATAACCTTAAGTAGTAAAGATGAGAATTTATTAATAAAAAATATACAAAATATAGGTATATTATTAAAAAATAAAGTTAGTGAATATGATAAAATAGATATGCTAGGACCAGTCCCTTGTAGTATATCTAAAATTAAGGATATGTACAGGTGGCAAATAATATTTAAAGGTGATTTGACAAAAGAATTTTGTTTTTCTATAAGAAATATGGTATATGAATTACTGAAAGATAATTATAATCATATTAGGATAAGTATAGATGTAAATCCTAATACTTTAATGTAA